In a genomic window of Candidatus Neomarinimicrobiota bacterium:
- a CDS encoding alpha/beta fold hydrolase: MRKFQPSPFKAAGWLPNGHFQSIFASMVMPVKLPNYRREILDLPDGDIVAADWVDGEPKAPIVVLVHGMEGSSHSRYARLLMNECVKRGWHGVVLHMRSCGGLINKHKQFYHAGFYADIKYFLDQRLPQIGMNEQVYLLGVSLGGSQIAHYLAKGKALERVKAAAIISTPLDLGASADFMSKGFSRNYVVKFRNTLLEKYHLKSELIGDESMAINLAKAKTFWELDNAATAPIHGFRDAAHYYAEMSSKNCLKDIPVPTLYLASRDDPFVPEASMPQISEGMLTSLLTEKGGHVGFVNQYGKSWMVHTVFKFLTEN, translated from the coding sequence ATGAGGAAATTTCAACCTAGCCCTTTTAAAGCTGCCGGCTGGCTACCCAACGGTCATTTTCAATCCATCTTTGCATCCATGGTCATGCCGGTAAAACTCCCAAATTATAGACGCGAGATTCTGGATCTTCCAGATGGTGACATTGTTGCCGCAGATTGGGTTGATGGTGAGCCAAAAGCCCCCATTGTAGTGCTTGTCCACGGGATGGAGGGCAGTTCACATAGCCGATATGCCAGATTGCTGATGAATGAGTGTGTCAAGCGGGGCTGGCATGGTGTGGTTCTGCACATGCGCAGTTGTGGCGGTCTCATCAATAAGCATAAACAATTCTACCATGCTGGATTCTATGCAGACATAAAATACTTTCTGGACCAACGACTGCCTCAGATAGGGATGAATGAACAGGTGTACCTATTGGGTGTTTCCCTCGGTGGAAGTCAGATCGCACATTATTTAGCTAAGGGGAAAGCACTGGAACGGGTGAAAGCTGCCGCAATCATATCTACACCTCTGGATCTTGGAGCTTCAGCAGATTTCATGAGCAAAGGGTTTAGCCGAAATTATGTTGTAAAATTCCGGAATACACTTCTGGAGAAATACCACCTCAAATCAGAACTGATTGGTGATGAGAGTATGGCGATTAACTTGGCCAAAGCAAAAACCTTCTGGGAGCTTGACAATGCGGCCACGGCACCTATCCATGGCTTCCGGGATGCTGCTCATTATTATGCTGAAATGAGTTCAAAAAACTGTTTGAAGGATATCCCCGTACCTACACTTTATCTGGCCTCCCGGGATGACCCCTTTGTTCCGGAGGCATCGATGCCACAAATTTCAGAGGGAATGCTTACCTCGTTATTGACAGAAAAGGGGGGACATGTGGGATTTGTAAACCAATACGGCAAATCATGGATGGTTCACACTGTGTTTAAATTTTTGACAGAAAATTAA
- a CDS encoding redoxin domain-containing protein produces MKKSLLMVFIVGLTLLLTFCEKEAEISPERLQVLVDTLAQELEYDVWMDLSYELSKNYPEEYAAGMAMVRSAERAIMERDEERFGKIFNLLTNYPENGALEITDQIAFGNRLAWIMSDQMLLLNEAPAVIEYTIEKFQAEEEGLKWRDELGAMIFDTQANIFEKQNETEKALEAYGLALGYLEQPETLLRRGLIYEAQENFEGALEDYIAALQLSPGKAQINQKVIEMYTRLNPEADSRAFMNDLHTSLDERRKEEVLSEMFHIDAPEFQITDFSGRSLNNTNMLGKVVFVDFWATWCNPCRRELPEFQAFYERYKKDQRVVFVAASTDQEKQKVQPYIDEMKFTFPVAFAEDTATKFGVEGIPSLFIIGPQGKIRYKIVGFDPDKDFIREMTWRLESLLDS; encoded by the coding sequence ATGAAAAAAAGTTTGTTAATGGTCTTTATCGTGGGTCTCACCTTGTTATTGACCTTTTGTGAGAAAGAAGCAGAGATTTCACCTGAAAGACTACAGGTGCTGGTGGATACACTGGCCCAGGAACTGGAATATGATGTCTGGATGGATCTTAGCTATGAGTTGAGTAAAAATTATCCTGAGGAGTATGCTGCAGGTATGGCCATGGTACGCTCTGCTGAACGTGCCATCATGGAACGTGACGAAGAACGCTTTGGGAAGATTTTCAATTTATTGACGAATTATCCTGAAAACGGTGCTTTGGAGATTACTGATCAGATCGCTTTTGGGAATAGATTGGCCTGGATAATGTCAGATCAAATGTTGCTGCTAAACGAAGCGCCAGCTGTGATAGAATATACGATCGAGAAATTTCAAGCTGAGGAAGAGGGACTAAAATGGCGTGATGAATTGGGAGCCATGATCTTCGATACTCAAGCGAATATTTTTGAAAAGCAAAATGAGACAGAAAAAGCTCTGGAAGCCTATGGACTGGCACTTGGTTACCTTGAACAGCCCGAAACTTTACTCCGTCGCGGACTCATTTATGAAGCTCAGGAGAACTTCGAAGGAGCTTTGGAAGACTATATCGCTGCCCTGCAACTGTCGCCTGGAAAAGCACAGATCAACCAGAAAGTGATTGAGATGTATACCCGTCTCAATCCTGAAGCAGATTCTCGAGCTTTCATGAATGACCTTCACACCAGTCTCGATGAACGCCGAAAAGAGGAAGTCCTCTCTGAGATGTTTCATATCGATGCGCCAGAATTTCAAATCACCGATTTTAGTGGAAGATCATTAAACAATACCAATATGCTTGGTAAAGTTGTCTTTGTGGACTTCTGGGCCACATGGTGTAACCCCTGTCGTCGAGAATTACCCGAGTTCCAGGCTTTCTATGAGCGCTATAAAAAGGACCAGCGTGTTGTGTTCGTCGCTGCATCTACAGACCAGGAAAAACAAAAGGTTCAACCCTATATTGATGAAATGAAATTCACTTTTCCTGTCGCATTTGCAGAAGATACTGCTACAAAATTTGGGGTGGAAGGTATCCCAAGTCTGTTTATAATAGGACCACAAGGAAAAATCCGTTACAAGATCGTGGGATTTGATCCAGACAAAGACTTCATCAGAGAGATGACTTGGCGTCTGGAGAGTTTGCTAGATAGTTAA
- a CDS encoding BamA/TamA family outer membrane protein — MNRKFLLVILILSVVFAYGQEAKTGWGFGGVPAVAYNSDTGFLYGIVFEAYNYGDGSHYPDYDYTIKPTWTRTTKGSGENTLFFDSKYLLPNDLRITAYAGYLTEQALPFYGFNGYEANYTPGFEVSDSSNYVSRMFYRHERNTLRLTADFQKSVINDNIRVIAGFGYIDTKVDTVDEAGLNEGKDEDLLPLDAPTLYDNYVDAGYIRAEEANGGVTNFIKLGLVYDTRDNEPNPMSGIWTEALLTTYPGFMGSDFPFTTLTATHRQYFTLIENDLSFAYRLGYQQQIGEAPFFMLPWYQSSYKMTEGLGGSKSLRGILKNRIVGTSIFMANMEARWKFYKTVIGGQNLYLALNGFSDFGQVLTPYEVEDQTLPFAADEGLHLSFGGGLRIVLNENFIIAVDYGMASDEQDGNSGLYIGLGYLY; from the coding sequence ATGAATCGTAAGTTCTTATTGGTAATCCTAATACTTTCAGTGGTGTTCGCTTATGGACAAGAGGCTAAAACCGGCTGGGGCTTTGGCGGTGTGCCTGCGGTTGCCTATAATTCAGACACTGGATTTTTGTATGGAATTGTTTTTGAAGCGTATAATTACGGTGATGGATCTCACTACCCTGATTATGATTATACTATCAAGCCTACCTGGACCAGGACCACCAAGGGCAGTGGAGAGAACACCCTCTTTTTCGATTCAAAATACCTGCTTCCAAATGATTTGCGAATCACTGCATATGCCGGCTACCTGACTGAACAAGCGTTGCCTTTTTATGGATTTAATGGGTACGAAGCGAATTATACACCTGGATTTGAAGTTTCAGATTCAAGCAACTATGTCAGCCGGATGTTCTATAGACATGAGCGTAATACATTGCGTTTAACCGCCGATTTTCAAAAGAGTGTCATCAATGATAATATTCGAGTCATCGCAGGATTTGGATACATCGACACCAAGGTGGACACAGTGGATGAGGCAGGTTTGAATGAGGGAAAAGATGAAGATCTCCTACCTCTCGATGCACCAACCCTTTATGATAATTATGTTGATGCCGGTTATATCAGGGCTGAAGAGGCGAACGGTGGGGTAACAAATTTCATTAAACTCGGTCTTGTTTACGATACCAGAGATAATGAACCAAATCCCATGAGCGGTATCTGGACTGAAGCACTTCTCACCACTTATCCCGGCTTTATGGGTAGTGATTTTCCCTTCACCACCCTCACGGCCACACACAGACAATACTTCACATTGATTGAGAATGATCTATCGTTTGCCTATAGACTGGGTTATCAGCAACAGATTGGTGAAGCTCCTTTCTTTATGTTACCATGGTATCAAAGTAGTTATAAGATGACCGAAGGTCTGGGTGGATCAAAATCCTTACGCGGTATCTTGAAGAATCGTATCGTTGGCACCTCCATATTTATGGCCAACATGGAAGCCAGATGGAAGTTCTACAAAACTGTCATAGGCGGTCAAAACTTGTACTTGGCTCTCAATGGTTTCTCTGATTTTGGTCAGGTTCTAACTCCTTATGAGGTCGAAGATCAAACGCTACCATTTGCTGCAGACGAAGGCTTGCACCTATCATTTGGCGGTGGCCTAAGAATCGTGCTCAATGAGAATTTCATCATTGCAGTAGACTATGGCATGGCTTCAGATGAACAAGACGGTAATTCTGGTCTGTATATTGGATTGGGCTACCTCTATTAA